In the Triticum aestivum cultivar Chinese Spring chromosome 2B, IWGSC CS RefSeq v2.1, whole genome shotgun sequence genome, ACATCCCCCTCTCCTTCGCTCCTGACGCCATCCGCTGGCGGTGGACGGCTTCGGGCATATACTCTGCCAAGCCCTGCTATGATGCCCTCTTTCTTGGTTCCATCTCGGCGCTGCACGCCAAACTGATATGGAAACGTGGGCTCCGCTATGCTACAAGGTCTTCATCTGGCTAGTCACCCTTGACCGTTGCTGGACCGCGGAGCGCCGCGCCCGCCATGGGCTCTCCCACAACCCTACCTGTGTCCTCTGTGACTAGACCCTCAAGACGATCGACCACCTCCTAGTCGGCTGCCCGTTCTCCCGCGAGATATGGCACCGCGTGCTCTCGAGCTTCAGGCTCACTGCGGCGATTCCGACGGCACAGGATAGATTCATCGACTGGTGGAGCGCCGCCACCCTCAACACCCCGCACTCGCTTCGCAAAGGCTTTGCCTCCCTTGTCGTCCTTACTGCTTGGAGCCTTTGGAGACACCGTAACACCGTGCTCTTCGACTCCGCCTGCCCATCCGCCGACCTAGTGACGCAAAGCATCCTTGACGAGTCACGGACCTAGGCCCTGGCTGGGGCTAGAGGAGTAGCCGCGATCACCCAATTTGAGCCCGCCCTAAGCGCGCCTATGCTCTGTTTCCCGGGCTGAGCATCCCGATCCCTTCCTATTCTTTTTTTTAGACAAACCAAGCTTTTTATTCATAATCCCTTCCTATTCCTAGTTGCACGCTCTCCCGCTGGTGTTGGAGTTTGTAATTGGGCCTCTGTAACTCTTGCTTTctacctatcaatgaaatgatacgcaactTGCGTATTCGCGTAGACATACTAGTACGTACTAGTAGCAACAAAAGTGTAAAAGCAATGAGCAACACACCGCGCTACACGCACTCCGTACATACTCAATGGCACAGCGATGGCTACTTGTCACCTGCCTCCACCTCACGTTTGCATCAGCACATCAGCCCAAGCCGGCATCGATCTCAGCCGTCCATCGCATACAACACCCAGTAATATTGTACCACCTGGCGGCCCCGATTCCTATCTCTTCCTGTCACCGCGTCCCCACCCCCTCCTTCGGCGGTCTTCGCTCTGCAGCCTCTGCTGGTTCCGCTCCATCCAATCGTCCGTGCTCCAGCCATGGCCGCACCAGCTCTCCCCCTTGCCAACcacgccgcgcccacggccacggcCAGGTACCTCCACCGCAACCACCAGTGGCTGCAGCCCAAGAGGCCCGGCTTCCTCACCGCTCGGCCTCTCCGGCAGCCGCGCCGGGCGCTCTCCGCCGTGCCGGAaaccaaggaggaggaggccaagacGGCCGAGGAGATCACCGAGAAGTACGGCCTCGAGGTCGGCCTCTGGAAGGTAAGCACGTACTCCACTGCAGCCTACTAGTATACGTATACATGAAGTGAAATTTCCAAGCACACGTGAACTGAATCGTGTGCCGGCTGACGTGTTTGCTTGCTTCAGATATTTAGCtcgaaggaggaggaaggggaggaggggaagcCGAAGAAGTCGAGAACGGAGCAGGCCAAGGAGCTCCTGGGCAAGTACGGCGGCGCGTACCTGGCCACCTCGATCACGCTCTCGCTCATCTCCTTCACCGCCTGCTACCTCCTCATCAACGCAGGCGTCGACGTCCAGCAGCTGCTCGGCAAGGTCAGAGCTACTAACTAAACCACTCCCCGAGTTTCGACTCGAGCTGGTCACAAAATTCTTAATCGCAGACGGTGGTTGTGTTTGTTGTAATATAAATGCTGCAGATTGGGATCGCCACGGACGAGACCGGAGGCAAGGTGGGGACATTCGCGCTGGCCTACGCCGCGCATAAGGCCGCGTCGCCGATAAGGTTCCCGCCGACTGTGGCGCTCACGCCGGTGGTGGCCAACTGGATAGGGAAGATCACCAAGGGAGGCGACTGACTCGACTGATGCAGCAGTAAAGTATAGGCACTTCGATCGATGTGCACTTGCTGGTAGTTCATGCATCACGCCAAGCTTAGATGTTCTAGTAGTGTAAATGAAATCTGGCTAAAGTACGATTTTGCCTACTTGTTTTTTATGTTTGCTGCTCTTGTAAAACAGGATAGTAATCCCGATGTATCAGAGACAAACTAGTACTAGTAACTGGGAACATATCGAATTTTAGCTAGTAATAACAATGAATGATGAGTCCAGAAACCTTCAATGCTTGGGAAATGGCCTTTAAACTCTTCTGCATAGAATTTGCACAATTTGCTCGACATATGTCCTAGTATAATGGTATAAGTCAGCCATTGTACTTTTTACACGTCAGCCAGAATATTTACAGGTTTTTGCAGAGGAAGAACCAGGCTCCCAGACTGAGCTTATCAGGGGAATCCAGTTGGAGAAAATCACCTGATAAGCTCAAGCGGCAGACTGATAACACAAGATACTAGCGACTCAATGTACATACGCTAACTGGAAGGAGGAGGTGAAACCATTGAGGCACGGCAAAGCAATAAGTTACTGAACACATATCGCCAGATCACTGCCAGAAAGGACGCAAAAATTTGGTAGAAATCACCAGCCTCCAAAGAGTCCCAGGAAGAACATTTGCCATCCCCAAGAAACGAACTCTGTTGTTCCAGAATGCCATCATCATGTTGTTGTCTATCCACAGGTTGGGCCTACAGCTGTGGATTTACCGACAACTGCTGGGTGTTGCTGGGGTGTGCGCGGGGCAGTTGCCTCTTCAGCTAAGAACTGATCCCACTGCACTTCTGCTGTTCATTAGTTAAGTACTTCAAAGTTGAGGTCAGGTTGTGCCTTTTTGAACAAGATCACAGTGAATTCATTTCTTAAAGGATACGTGCTGTTCTCCACATATCTGTAATGCTGCTCGCATCACCATCAGTGAGAAGGTAGTAGTCAGCATCAACCTGCAAAAGTGTGTACAAGCATGAGCCACTGGGTCTTTGAGAGTCTGGATATCATATCAATACAAGATAATAAACAACAAAATAATAAACAACAAAAAGTTAAAAATAGGTTACTGTTATTGCTACCAGAAAAATGGCTGGATAGTACAAAGATCAAGAGTCCAAGAACATCTATATATATGCAACTAATGTGAGTTGATGTTCACAGATGTCATGGACAAAAAAATTATGAAGTGAAAAAAAAAATCAGAGTCCGGTGTACTTTTCAGTTCGATGATATGATTGTTTTTTTACCTTCCATGATAGTTTATTTATACAGAACGTAAAGTTCATATCGACTTGCATCAATATTTTTTTAGAAGGAACTTACATCAAATTCTGGAGTTATCTTTGCCATCCCCCCAACTTGAGCATTTAGATCTGGAGTTCTGTGGATATGCTGAATATTCGGCAACTTGTCCTTTGATCTGCTGCTTTGTCCAGCTTCTGTTGCTATGAATCCGTCTGTGGAGGCAGGTTCTGCCACATTTGCGTGCCTTGGAGGCGTTGCGACACCAACCAGCTCTTCCATGTTTTCCTCAAATTTACTGAAGATATTATGAGAATGTTAATAAGACAATCTACCGTTTAATGAATATGCCTCAAAGAGAAGAGTGACACATTACCTAACCAGGTAAAGATCGATGGAACCCATTGTACTCCTTATTACGATTGTGTATCTCCTTTGGATATAATCACCAGCCTGATTAAGGAACAGAGGTCGCAAAATAGTTAGTAATAATTATTAAACAATAGATGAAGTAGATGGAGAACTCATCTCTTTTACTGTTTCATTACCTCATCAGGATCTGGTACTTCCAGTGTAGTGCCATGAGGTGCTTTTATCGCGATTAGTGTTTCATTCTGCAGAACGACAAAGACCATATGACATCGCAACAAAATTATCTCCATACAGATTATTATAGCTGGTCTGTTAAGCTAATTCTGAACAATTAGCAATAAAGTGACCTTTGGAAATGAATAATATTGCATTTCTCAGTAAAACAGACAGACCTGAAAGCAGGGCAATCCCTTGATGTCATCCTCGGTAAGGTATAGCCACCTAAAGGCAGGAATACCAGAAAAAAATTAGTACATGATTAGAAGGTGGCATGCTATTAAGTACAAAAGCCAAACATGGAAGGAATATAGTTTACCTCTGATTGTTCTCCTCTTCAGTTAACTCCCTCACCTTCTCATGCATTTCACTGCAAGTATAATTATTTTCAGATAATGTAACTATTTATTTTAGGTACCAGACAAATTACAGTCAATAATTTTGCAACCTCCAGTAGCTACCAACCTTATACGATTATCCAATGCTTTTTCTTGGAGTTTAAGATTTTCAAGTTCTGTCTGCGGACAAGGTTACACAAAAGGCTGCTTAGATTAAAATGCTTTCTGTTTCTATCTTCAGAAGAAATTATCAAAACTGTGACAATTTCAAGGTTGCAAGAACTAGAAAATTACAGCAGTACGTACCTCCAAAACTGAAATTTCATTGTCTAAGTTAGCTCCTGAGTCATCCAAACCCCTGCAGCGTTGCGAGCTTAGCATTTCGCACAATAAATACAGGCATAAATAGTTAGAAGGAAGACAATGATTACCTCCAACGGATTCTGTTCTTAAGCTTCTTTTCTAACAGCCCAATTCCTTCAAGGACATTTGTAATGTCGTATATGCGTCTTTTTTTAACCTGTTGTTAGAAACCATCGGTAATCTTGTATCAATAGGGACCAAGATATATGTTAGCTTTAATGAGAAGAGAAGAAATCTATACCACTAATATCTCTGCAACATTATTCAAATCTAAAATGCCATCTTCAGCCTGCTTGAGCAAACTGATGAACTTTTTAGTCAATTCCCCTGAACAAACATTACACAGAGAGCTGTCAGAAAAGCTAATATCTAACCAGGCAATTCTCTTCTACTTAATGAATAGGCAGCACTCCTGTTGGGTATTCCCAAAAAAAAAAAAGCTAATATCAAGCATGACGATATAACCAGATATAAATGCACCATAAGCTGAATCCCAACAGTAAGGTGAGAAAAACTAGAGATCGTATGAGACAAGACAAACCTAATGAATGTTCAGCGCGGGAAGAACCAGGAGTGAGTGGAGTACCAGGTGAACCTGCAAAACACAAAGGTGCATGCATTCAAATATTAGTGCGAAAAAACACATTCAGATATAAAAGTATAAGTTGtgaaaaaaaaactatgttgatgTAATCAATAGTAGAGAACAAGAGGTTTCTACGTGCCAGCATTTGATATAGGGGTCTGCAGTCCATCTTTGCTGCCTTTAGCCTTTGATTTGTATGTCCTAGCAGCTTTTCCAGAGATAGGGGTCATATGTGGACTGCTAACTCCTTCAGTAAACCCAGGGCTGGTTATCATCCATTCAGTTGACTCAATGGCATCACTTTCTCCACATGGAGCTTTTCTTTTTAGCTGCAAAAGGAGAAAATGCATCATTCAGTGATCTTACATCAGAAATTGCCTTAAGTGGCATATGCAAATAACAGATCTCAATTTCTCATGTATGCAGTAAGTGTATCATGAGTAAGTCAACATGCCTCCTGGGTCTAGTAGGCAGATAATATTTTGTTTATATGCTGTATAATCAAGACATGAACAATGAAAATGGACAGCAATCCGCACGATCACAATACAAAGATAAAAGAAAACCTAGTGCGGATAGCACCAGTGTCAGGTATAGGCTATAGCTGCATTTAACCTATGACTACACAAACAGTGATCCTATCATGGCTACCAATAATCCCAAATGACAATTTCCTTCACCAAAAAACTCAGAATCTCTCTAAAATAACACAGCTATATCTGTGGAGCTTCAATGTGAAAAGTCGTGTACACTGTCCAAGATAACAAAGATCATGAAATCTTTTTATACTATGGGGAAGTAACCATCATAAAAATACGCAAACATGTTTTTTCTGCAACATTGTCTCGTTAACCTGGAACAAGCACAGTGATCCAAAGAAAACAGATATCTCTAACAAAGTGCAATGCAAATTACTACATGAGCAGCAATTTCAGTTTTGCAGATACATACACCTCAGGCATGAGAACTGCAGTAATAATAACTAAATTAGCAATAACATGACTATTCACAGAAAAAGAAACATGACAGAAGCAGAACTGAGAATTGCCAATCATAGTTGCAACAAAGTGAGGCGACAGCGAATTTACATCTAAACCGATTCTACAAAGTATCAAATGCTATTTTATTAGTATTCCTAAAAAAATGCTACTCCGGTACCTCCCAAGCCGACAAGAAGCAACTCTCAAGCAGCTGGGAAGGATCAAGGAAAACAACATGTATGTAGCATTTGCCATCCAAACATTACCTATCACCCCCAAACCCCAAATCTCCTCGCGGACCGTCGAACTACATACACAGATTACTCCACTTTGTATTCTAGAAAAAGATTACTCCACTTTGCAATCGATACCAGATAAATCGATAGACTATCCAATGCGATGGAAGCTTAACATCAATGGTTCCCCAAATTATTCAGCGAATGGTAATAAGATGCCGACGATTCTACCGAAATCAACATGCCAATAAACTGTATAACATGTTCGATGTTCCGCTAAATGACAGCTCGAACTGCACAAAACCTCACCAAATCCGTACGAAGATCcctccaagaaacaagcacatgGTACAGTAAAGTTCATGGGTAGGCTCAAAGAGGCAACTCACGGGCGTTCTGATGACGATCCCCTCCTCGACATCGCCGCCAGCGCTGCCCCGGGATGCTGCTGCCGgggcggaggaggacggcggcaaGGGGAACCGGTGGTATTCGGCGGGGACGGCGAAGGGCGGACGCTCCGGGGCCAACGGAACGCACTTCTGCACCGATTGCACGATCTGCTGCGCGGCCTGCGGCCGGCCACCTCCCGACATGGTCTCCGACAGGAGGGCCGCAGCACCACCGAGTCCAGCGATCACCGGCCCGGCGCGTGGAGAGCCTGGTCCTGGTCGGATCTCCGGCGATCGCCCCGATGCGGGCTCCTTGGGTAGGGttccggcgaggtcggcggcggggagCGGAA is a window encoding:
- the LOC123045421 gene encoding uncharacterized protein — protein: MAAPALPLANHAAPTATARYLHRNHQWLQPKRPGFLTARPLRQPRRALSAVPETKEEEAKTAEEITEKYGLEVGLWKIFSSKEEEGEEGKPKKSRTEQAKELLGKYGGAYLATSITLSLISFTACYLLINAGVDVQQLLGKIGIATDETGGKVGTFALAYAAHKAASPIRFPPTVALTPVVANWIGKITKGGD
- the LOC123045420 gene encoding transcription factor E2FA, with the protein product MSGGGRPQAAQQIVQSVQKCVPLAPERPPFAVPAEYHRFPLPPSSSAPAAASRGSAGGDVEEGIVIRTPLKRKAPCGESDAIESTEWMITSPGFTEGVSSPHMTPISGKAARTYKSKAKGSKDGLQTPISNAGSPGTPLTPGSSRAEHSLGELTKKFISLLKQAEDGILDLNNVAEILVVKKRRIYDITNVLEGIGLLEKKLKNRIRWRGLDDSGANLDNEISVLETELENLKLQEKALDNRISEMHEKVRELTEEENNQRWLYLTEDDIKGLPCFQNETLIAIKAPHGTTLEVPDPDEAGDYIQRRYTIVIRSTMGSIDLYLVSKFEENMEELVGVATPPRHANVAEPASTDGFIATEAGQSSRSKDKLPNIQHIHRTPDLNAQVGGMAKITPEFDVDADYYLLTDGDASSITDMWRTAPEVQWDQFLAEEATAPRTPQQHPAVVGKSTAVGPTCG